Proteins from a single region of Oreochromis niloticus isolate F11D_XX linkage group LG7, O_niloticus_UMD_NMBU, whole genome shotgun sequence:
- the plekhg7 gene encoding pleckstrin homology domain-containing family G member 7, whose amino-acid sequence MQPYNAFEVTMSSLKHVILQDKDRDNEKKLDWSYIEWAENEVVTTGVVDAETQTDSPSFEHKESQTSNPVIMHIDLKRTHSKLRHLSFVNPDNSAAPFFQFDRQAPGRISTSPTLRRMRSTRRPQIDFREPQRMGSTQEEPSSASTGSPISPLSPGHRVNSPLAASPLSDGEADHQPVSSSGQQRSRSHRSKTFDNSITSVEQECHSAHPFLIKDNGFPEDEVQEKEPCHDRLYQRRRSSVVVSLPGLDVSPGDLFVSNGAADLLNDSNFTDTKKSKWPFSRRSTSKGKPQTCTVSDIEKYLSTAQIQDWRNSELQRYKDYSLAEFLQDQSSQVSASSDPQGFKRQETIWELFTSECVYFVDQLMVLKEVFSATLTNLQLTNCLTDIDSWRLFANLNELCLVSSGFLKSFLRVIKNMLEITEGGRPTLLDLLGKAFQESICHCLQTYCLNYSTALLYLDSLKPREDFGTYVKWCERSEQCRRLHLRDLLVAPLQRLTRYPLLLRNIAKRCQKEDETRGLELIAEQVDKSICDLEGKVKWLDNYQKVKQLRDALVWLPVWERDKRAFIPENLKHLLKAVTLDNLISHRSLLHEGKLVLIENAKLIDVYMFLFDEFLLITKIKRNKKRSIGPEQNPLKNLELDQMLKEGCTFTVLDQPISLDRLQLRNIDQLNASSSGLPHSFIVMHQNRYQQCIGAFILQAASEAVKRAWMSKIEGAVTALLKQDSQQARVKSSSLWLESSQI is encoded by the exons ATGCAGCCCTACAATGCCTTTGAGGTTACAATGTCTTCGCTAAAGCACGTCATTCTGCAGGATAAGGACAGGGACAATGAAAAGAAGCTGGACTGGAGCTACATTGAATGGGCTGAAAATGAAGTTGTCACAACAGGTGTGGTGGATGCTGAGACGCAAACGGACTCGCCATCTTTTGAGCACAAAGAGAGCCAGACCAGTAACCCAGTCATAATGCACATAGATCTCAAACGGACACACTCCAAACTGAGACATTTATCTTTCGTAAACCCAGACAACTCGGCTGCACCTTTCTTTCAGTTTGACCGCCAGGCTCCTGGACGTATCTCCACATCTCCCACCttgaggaggatgaggagcacCCGACGTCCTCAAATAGATTTTAGAGAGCCTCAAAGGATGGGGAGCACTCAGGAGGAGCCATCATCTGCAAGCACAGGATCCCCCATAAGTCCCCTGTCACCAGGACACAGAGTAAATTCTCCTCTTGCGGCGAGCCCGCTCTCTGACGGTGAGGCCGATCATCAGCCAGTGTCATCCTCAGGCCAACAGCGAAGCAGATCGCATAGATCAAAGACTTTTGACAACAGTATCACTTCTGTGGAACAAGAATGTCACAGTGCTCATCCTTTTCTTATTAAAGACAATGGATTTCCTGAAGATGAAGTTCAG GAGAAGGAACCCTGCCATGATAG GCTTTATCAGAGGAGACGGAGCTCCGTCGTCGTGAGTTTGCCCGGCTTGGATGTTTCTCCAGGAGATCTTTTCGTGTCCAATGGAGCAGCTGACTTACTAAATGACTCAAACTTCACAG ATACCAAGAAGTCAAAGTGGCCTTTTTCGAGGCGTAGTACG agtAAAGGGAAGCCGCAGACATGCACAGTGTCAGATATTGAGAAATATCTCTCAACTGCTCAGATTCAAGACTGGAGAAACTCTGAGCTTCAGAGATATAAG GACTACTCTCTGGCTGAGTTCCTGCAAGACCAGTCTTCCCAGGTCAGTGCTTCCTCTGACCCTCAGGGCTTCAAGAGACAAGAGACCATCTGGGAGCTCTTCACCAGCGAGTGTGTTTACTTCGTGGATCAGCTCATGGTTCTCAAAGAG GTGTTTTCGGCTACGCTCACAAACCTGCAGCTGACGAACTGCCTGACAGATATTGACTCATGGAGGCTGTTTGCGAATCTCAATGAGCTTTGCCTG GTGAGCTCAGGTTTCCTAAAGAGCTTCCTCCGCGTTATCAAGAACATGTTGGAGATTACTGAGGGTGGCAGGCCCACCCTGCTGGATCTGCTGGGGAAG GCTTTCCAGGAGAGCATATGCCACTGCCTGCAGACGTACTGCCTCAACTACTCCACGGCTCTTCTGTATCTGGACAGTCTGAAGCCCAGAGAGGACTTTGGGACTTACGTGAAG TGGTGTGAGAGGAGCGAGCAGTGCCGAAGGCTTCACCTGCGCGACTTGCTGGTGGCGCCGCTGCAGAGGCTAACTCGATACCCGCTGCTGTTGCGGAATATTGCAAAGAGATGTCAGAAGGAGGACGAAACCCGCGGGCTGGAACTTATAGCAGAACAAGTGGACAAATCGATAT GTGATTTAGAAGGAAAGGTCAAATGGCTGGATAACTACCAGAAAGTGAAACAGTTGAGAGATGCCCTGGTTTGGCTGCCTGTATGGGAGAGGGACAAGCGTGCGTTCATCCCTGAG AATCTGAAACATCTTCTGAAGGCTGTCACACTGGATAATCTGATTTCTCACAGGAGTCTGCTGCACGAAGGGAAACTCGTCCTCATAG AGAATGCAAAACTCATAGATGTCTATATGTTCCTCTTTGATGAATTCTTGCTGATTACAAAGATAAAGAGAAACAAGAAG AGGTCCATAGGTCCAGAGCAGAATCCTCTGAAAAACCTGGAGCTGGATCAGATGCTGAAGGAGGGATGCACCTTCACGGTTCTCGACCAGCCAATCTCTCTGGATCGACTCCAACTTAGAAACATCGATCAACTTAATGCCTCCT CATCGGGGTTGCCTCATTCTTTCATAGTAATGCACCAGAACCGCTACCAACAGTGTATTGGTGCATTCATCCTGCAAGCTGCGTCAGAGGCTGTCAAG AGAGCCTGGATGTCAAAGATAGAGGGCGCAGTGACGGCGCTGCTGAAGCAGGACTCTCAGCAGGCGCGAGTAAAGAGCTCCTCACTGTGGCTGGAGTCTTCACAGATATGA